From the Papaver somniferum cultivar HN1 chromosome 2, ASM357369v1, whole genome shotgun sequence genome, the window AATCCTCAACATTCTCAACCGCATCCAACTCACCAACTCCAACCTATGTCCTAAATGCAGTTCTAGTCCTGAAACGTCCAGTCACATTTTACTGTATTGTCAAACAACCATTGACTTCTGGAACCTCTTACTACCTCATCTCACGAACAACCAAAACCCTACTCATAGCATACCCACCTCACTTCCCCATCAAACGGAAGTCTCCCTACTCCTCAAAACAAAAGCTCACACCCAGTCACCACATCTTTTTGCTTCATTTTCTGGTCCTTATGGATAGCTAGGAACGACACAGTCTATCGCCAGCAACTCCAACCTATGTCCTAAATGCAGTTCTAGTCCTGAAACGTCCAGTCACATTTTTATGCATTTTCAAACAACCGTTGACTCCTGGAACCTCTTACTACCTCATCTCACGAACAACCAAAACCCTACTCATAGGATACCCACCTCACTGCCCCATCAGACGACAGtttccctactcctcaaaacaAAAGCTCCTTTCCCAGTCACCACATCTTTTTGCTTCATTTTTTGGTCCTTATGGATAGCTAGGAACGACGCAGTCTATCGCCAGCAACTATCAAATCCGACGAATACAACGCAGATGGCCATCTAACTCCAGCTGGAATATACCTAGGCTCAAAACCACCTGCCGCAAGTACTACTTGGGATGCAACCTTATCCAAACCCAGCGCAAAcaacactagcaacaacaaccatCTTCGTGGGATGGATCAAACCCCACTTAGATTGAATCAAAATTAACATGGACGGAGCAGCAAGGGGATATCTCAGAATAGCGGGAGCAGGTATTATATGCCGAAACGAGAACACAACCACTGGGTGTCATCACTGCACTTTCATCGGAAACTTGGGCCATCCTCATCGCTTCTTGTACGTCGATGGAACGGGGATGTCCAAAGGTTCAATCTAAAACAGATTCAGAGAACTTAATAAGATTTCTAACCTCGGACGCCGACGCTCCATGGTATATTTCTAATCAGATTGCAGAAATCAAATATAGGTTTACCCAAATTCAACAATATACTATTAGGCACGTCTACAGAGGAGGAAATCAAGTAGCAGGCGGTCTGTAAAATCGAGCGACAGATGATTATGCTGTGGGGAAGCTCACAACAACAGTGTGGGACAATGTAATTCCCACACCTATAAGTTATATTGTAATAGCAAACTTTATGGGCATAATATTCCCACGTGTAATCTCAGTTTAACTTaataaaatgcatgcttcaaaaaaaaatgaaaatgttcttaacttttgtatttatgcCTGGAATTTGGGTGTAagttgtttgtttattttcttttctttcttacaGTGACTTTTTCCGCTCAAAAAGGTAAATGATCATTGAATATAAAGCAGGTACAGATATAAACACTACAGGTGAAAAACTTGCAGGAAATATTGAACTACAATATGAAGCGGGTTTAAAACCGAACCCGACCGGCCCGTAACGGGCGGATCAAAAACCCGCCCGATATTTGTGGGTGCGggattggttatgaaaataaaacccCGCTTTAGTTGGATTGGTAGTTGGTATTAGCTaaaacccgacccatgtgcatcTCTAAACCCGATCCTGCCCCTTCAAAATTTATCAATGGGACCCAAAATTTACGGGTCTATAAACGTCGCGACCTTTTCTTttttgtaggaaataccatatggtcctaggaataatatcttagagagagtctagtccagttgactcaaTCATgtatctgtttggtcctatttgggaaaatatattatagtttggtcctataaattatggtttggtcctagggtgatgtcatggatgatgtaatttttcattgtgtggtggcagaaatacccttatattattgtttggtcctagaaaataatggtttggtcctagggtgaccaCATATATACCAAAATtactagaaaatatctcattctcagattactttctctctcatcttcttttctttttcagatctacttttctctctcttttttttttcttgatgattTTGATCAGATTTGATGTTGAAGACGATGACGAACCCGATCTACttgatgaagacgacgacgatctcatgttgttgctgctgcttgtgttaaagatgaagatgaactctgtttttttagggttttttatgttgttgtcttgataaagaagaagatgaagacgatgatattGTCGTTTCTGTTGAAGTCgacgatgaagacgatgaaatcgatgaagatgatgttgaagacgtcgatgaatatgatgttgttgaaatcgatgaagaaaatgaagatttgGGTGttttttgttgctgctgttgttgaagatgaatgacgacgatgaattttgatgaagttctttgctgctgttgttgttgaagatgaagatgatgctgctgatgtttttatatggagttcattccagaattgaagtctggtttgtataggtttttatatggacttcatttctggaatgaagtctgttttttaggtttttatatggacttcatttatggaatgaactctggtttgtataggtttttatatggacttcatttatggaatgaagtctgtttttttaggtttttatatggacttcatttcttgaatgaactctggtttgtataggtttttatatggacttaatttctggaatgaagtctatttttttaggtttttatatggacttcatttctggaatgaactctggtttgtataggtttttatatggacttcatttctagaatgaactctggtttgtataggtttttatatggacttcatttctggaatgaagtctgtttttttatgtttttgtatggacttcattttctggaatgaactctggtttgtatagatttttatatggacttcatttctggaataaacTCTGGTTTGTGtaggttttatatggacttcatttctggaatgaactgctacaagaaaataagtaaaaattcaCACGGAAAGATACTTTtgtcagtttaatatttttaaataattatggaccaaacagtaaaagcGTTTGACCAAAAGACTAAATTGACATGGACCCACTTAAAAAAAGACCAAACAATATTTTTcccttcttttttctttaatgcTGAATCAGCAATAAACATTACAACAAAAGGAACTATCCAGAAAACTTAAACAACAGCAGAGATATGAATTTATGATGAAACACTCATAAGAAGTGCTACTAGGGATGCATATAATCCATTCTCGATATTCATCaacttttcgtgttttccttttTCAGCGATAACTCCATCTTTAACCACTGCGATAACATCAGCATTTTTTATAGTTGATAATCGATGTGCCACTACAATAGTGGTCCGGTTTACTGTAACTCGGTCCAATGCATCTTGCACTATGCGTTCTGATTCCGTATCAAGTGCGCTTGTGGCTTCGTCTAATAACAATATCTTCGGCCCTTTGATTATGGCTCGTGCAATTGCAACTCTTTGCTTTTGCCCACCTGATAATTGAATTCCTCGTTCTCCTACTATCGTGTCGTACCCCTTCATTTTTCAATAACATTCACAAAATTAGCCTACAAAGATAAATTCATGAAGCCAGTTCAAATGGAATTATGCTAATACATTCTGTGAAATTTTAACCTGTTCTAACCCACTAATGAACTTGTGAGCAtttgcttgttctgctgcagaTGTAATTTCTGTCTCTGTTGCATTTCCTTCCTTTCCGTACGCAATATTGGCTCGGATTGTGTCATTGAACAAAACAGGTTCTTGACTTACTAAACCCATTTGTTGTCTCAACCATCTCAGTTGAAATTTCCTTATTTCGACTCCGTCCAATGTAATGTTACCTGAATCAGGGTCATAAAATCGCTGCAACAGCGATATTACGGTTGATTTACCGCTACCACTTTCTCCAACTAAAGCTACAGTCTGGTAAATGAaatttattattatgattatttgattgCAGAAAAACATTATGACAATGTGCAAGTGAGCATTGTATCTTGTCGCATGTCGTTTTGAGGATTATTACCTTACCAGAATGAACTGCCAAGTATAAGTCCTGAAATATCTGAACATCCGGTCTTGTTGGGTACTTAAAACTTACATGCCGAAACTCAATTTCACCCCTAACATTTTCTAGTGTCATGCCAGAGTTACTGCTGGAGTCAATTTTCGACTTCTGGTCAAGAATCGAAAATATAGATGCAGTTGAAGATTTAGCTTTACTGGAACTAGGTGCGAATGAGCTTGATTGAGAAATTCCTGTTGCTGCCATTGTCAGAACCAAGTAAACCTGTGAAACCAAAGAAGCATTATCATTAACAATGTCAAAACATCTTGCCAAATTCAGCCTTGTGAGGATATACGTACGCGGAAAAGATGGGGGAAGGTTGTTTTGCCATCCTGGATAAGCTTTCCACCAACAAAAAATATAGTTGCATAGATGGAATACACCAAGAAGAAAGAAACCCCATAACCAGTTCCACTAATTAAACCTTGTCTTATTCCTCTTTTTTTTGGGCCTTCACACCTTTCCTCGTACAATTTCATCACCTTTTCTTCGGCGCAGAATGATGCGACTGTCCTTATACTCCCAACCGCATCATTAGCAATTTGACTTGCATCCTCGTACAGCATCTGCAAGCATAAGAAAATTATTATACCTTGAAAGATATAAGGTATACCTGACATTTAAATGGCCTTAGAGATTCGGATTGATCTAACCTCTGGATTTGCGCTGAATCCTGCCATTAGTTTCATTTGAAACCATCCACATACTCCTAACAATGGTAGAAGACCTAGGAAAAGGACGGCCAATTGCCAATTAGCTTGGAAAGCGATAATCAAACCAAAAATCGTTGTTGATCCGTTCTGAACTAGAAGTGCCAACGGATCCCCCACAAGACAGCGTATAGTTGATGCATCTGCAGAAAGCTTAGCACCAATTGCACCACTCGAGTGTTCGGGGTCATCAAACCAACCAATATCCATATGCACAATTTTCTCAAAACACATGATTCGAATACGTCTTATCAAATTACAGCCGGCCATGGCAAAGAAGTAAGCTCTTGCGGGAGATGCCAGAAATGCTACAACTCCAAGTAGAATAAACATTAACGCTAAGTAACGTGAATCTTTTCGAATTTCCGTTGGCGGTTTGAAGAGTGTCTCAATAATACCAGAAAATAATACAGCGAACAATTGGAAATACGAGTCCGTTGATAGCTGCAGATATAACACCAAGTAGTAATACAGGGAAATCTGGCTTGTTGAGATTCACCAGACGACATAatggaactttttcagattgtatatCCAGTGAAGGAACGGAAAACATGTCAGGGTCTTTCCGAGGGGTCTCTTGGATATTTAGTCCACTGTTTTTGTGCTCAGAGGATCCATATGTTACGGATAGTCGCGGCGATATGAATTCACTTGAATGCTTATCAGTATTTTGTTGATCCTTTCCTGATGTTACATTATTTGCTTCTTGTAGACGAATAAGATGGCAGTAAGCACTATCAGGATCTTTGAGGAGCTCCAGATGGGAACCTGTTCAAAATAAGAGATTTAACAAGATAGTACTCCATTTCAAGGCATAATGACTAAAATATGATTCATCTTTTGGACTAATTAGTACcttttacaacaagttttccttgATGAATAACAGCAATCATATCTGCATTCTTTATGGTGCTTAGCCGATGGGCGACAATGATAGTAGTTCGGTTTACCTTTACCCTATCTAATGCCTCTTGAACAATCCGTTCAGATTCCGCATCAAGCGCACTTGTAGCTTCATCTAGAAGTAGGATTTTTGGATCTTTTAAAATAGCTCTAGCTAAAGCAATTCTCTGCTTTTGCCCGCCAGATAACTGAGTTCCATGCTCGCCAACCAATGTGTCAAGACCCTGCAATACATAGAAGATGATTCAACACTTGATAATTCAGCTATGAATGGACAAATAATGaaaagaagttgaagaaaaaaaaaatgaagaacctCGGGTAGTTCGTCGATAAATTTGGCAACATTGGCAAGTTCAGCCGCAGCTTTGATGTCTTCAAGAGTTGCACCATCTCTTCCATATGCAATATTATTCTTAATGCTACAAGCAAATAGTGCAGGTTCTTGGCTGACTAGTCCAATTTTTTCTCTTATCCATCTTAACTTAAGCTCCTTAAGGTTTACACCGTCAATAAGAACTTTTCCTTTTTGTGGATCATAAAATCTTTCAATTAAGCTAATCACAGTTGATTTTCCACTACCGCTTTGTCCAACTAAAGCTGAAGTAGTACCACTTGGTATACACAAAGAGAATCCATCAAAAATTAGTTCCTTTGGTCTAGTTGGATAGCTGAAATATACATCACTTAACTCAATATCTCCACGAATATCATCTAATATGATTCCATTAGCTGTGTCATTTGCATCAATCTCCGGTTTTCGGTTTATCGTCTCAAACATCTTGAAGGCAGCAACTTGTCCAGCAGCAAATGCAGTCAAGCATGGAGATGCTTGCCCTATGGACCTATGTATCCACATACATAATGCAATCACATATTTGTGTCAGGAGTACATAAATAAAGCAAATTATCCATGTTCATGGGTGCAAATACTTACAAGGAGCTAACCAACACAATAATGATTACGCTAACGACAGATCCACCGGTATAACCTTTGTCAATTACCATAGTTGCACCAAACCAAGTAGCTAAGGAAAATGTGCACAGCACTATAAATAAAGCTGAACCAAGCCCTAATCCAGCAGCTAAGCCCTCTTGAACACCAGATTTATAAGCACTTGTTAAGgctttgttgtatcttctaataGCTTCATATTCCCCTGTAAATGATGCAACCTGCATGCATTCGTGAACAAGTTAATGTAACTGAATTTTGTTCTATTGGTTACCATATCAATTATCATGTGACTAACAAAACATATGCTGCTTACTGTTCTGATTGCTTCGATTGTTTGGTCAACGACTATTGCAGCTTGGGAATAAGACTCTTGTCCGCGAGAAGCCATCTTGGCAACAACAATGGCCACGGCAGCCCCAGTGATAGCGAGAGGAGGAATAGATGATAACATAATTAGAGTGAGAAGCCATCCTTTGTAAAATGAAACCATAAAACCTCCTAGAAATGTCACTAGAAGTTGAACAAATGTTCCCACATTTTCGCCAATTGCATTTTGAATGAGAACAGTATCACCTGACATTCTCCCTACAACTTCTCCTGCATTTGTTTCGTTATCAAAGAAGGCAATATCTTGACTTAGTATAGTTTTCAAGTACAAACTTCTAATTCTTGATGCTTGTCTTTCCCCTGTGACTATCCAACAAGCCAATTCTGCAAGAATGACAAACACGTACGACATAAAATGCAAAACAATCAAATTAAATTGTCTAGTATATCCATTAGAAGCTACAAAGGCATTTACATCCAAACTTACGTAAGAATGACGCCACGCCAGACCCCAGAGCCAAATAAACAAGTTCCAGTGATATCTACAAATTTAAGCGAGTCATAATATTAGTAAGGCAATAAAAGTTTGTTGTTTAAGGAATCCGTAGTTAAAATAATTATGCATTCAAGCTTTAAGTTGTCGAGTTTAAAATGAAAGGTACCCCTGAAACCTGCTTAAGTAAACCATCTGTGCTTGGACCTGTACCTTGTCCAAAGGTATTTACAAGTTTCCCAAAAAGAATGGTCAGAAGAGGCATCGACCAACCATTTGCAAAGGCTGCAATTGTGCCAATTACCATCAAGAGGATATCTTTAGAATCAGCAAATGCGAATAGCTTTAGAAATGGAACAGCTCTAATTACTGTAACTTTATCATCCATTGCCATTGGTAATTCAGCTGTCATGTTATCGCcattaatcatcttcttcttcttcttcttcttctccttcataaTCTTTCTTATTTTGGGTTTGACTGCAATCTACTGCACCAAATTTGATCTTTCTGCACTTAAATAAATTGTTTTATTCACCGCTTTCCTCTAACTTGTCAATAAATAAGTGACACTTTGTAAAACTACGTCGATATGGTCGAGAAAAGTCAATGCGCTGTTTAACTGAGCTAACTTTGAAAAATGATCCAGTATCCATTTGTCTCCTTTTGTTTTTACATTGATTCCCTTGAAAATATACCATCCAAGTACTAGTGGATAGTTTGATGCCTACGACAAgcgaacaagaaaaacaagaaaaaaaatacggCTGTAGATGGAAATGTAAAATATACTGATCAATAGGTGTACAGCGCGGCGGCCACCAattcaatcacgtcaaattaatCTGATTCATACTTTCaatttaaatcaatcaattgcaTATAAAACAAATAAATCATAGTTTAGAAGACAAAATATGTGATACGGTTGTTTGATTCTCCCCCAGCTCCTATCAATTCATACATGCCCTTTGGATTTTGCTATTGTCATCTTTTATAAAAGAGGCATTTTAAAACAGACTTCATTTCGATGAACCACTCATATGAAGTGCTACCAGTGATGCGTAAACACCATTCTCCATATTTATCAACATATTGTGGTTTCCTTTCTCAACAATAGTCCCATTTTTAACCACTCCAATTACGTTAGCATTCCTAATTGTTGTAAGTCTATGGGCCACAACAACTGTAGTTCTGTTCACGATAACACGGTCCAATGCGTCTTGAACTACCCGCTCCGATTCAGCATCCAGTGCACTTGTTGCCTCGTCTAATAGCAGTATCTTTGGTCCTTTCACTATAGCCCGTGCAATTGCTACTCGTTGCTTTTGGCCACCTGACAGTTGCACTCCACGTTCTCCAACCATTGTGTCGTATCCCTTGATGTTATTTTTCGCCCAATTTTTAAAATCAGATTATGACGTATGTGAAATGGAATATTCAAGAGTGCAAGTTTTAGAGGATTTGATTTTCCAACCTGTTGCAACCCACTAATAAAGTTGTGGGCATtagcttgtgctgctgctgcaaagATCTCTGCCTCTGTTGCGGTTCCTTCTTTTCCATATGCAATGTTGGCTCGAATTGTGTCGTTAAACAACACAGGTTCTTGGCTTACCAGACCCATTTGTTGCCTTAACCATCTCAACTGAAACTTCTGAATTTCAATGCCGTCTAACGTTATCTGTCCTGAATCAGGGTCGTAAAATCGTTGTAGCAACGATATCACGGTTGATTTGCCGCTCCCACTCTCTCCAACTAGAGCTATCGTCTGATCAATAACATTGTTAAATAACATGCGACTGCATTTCCAGGTAACTAAAATCTAGCACCAATGAAGTTCGATTATACCTTGCCAGAATGAATGGCCAAGCAGAGGTCATGAAGTACTTGAACATTTGGCCTAATTGGGTACTTAAAACTGACGTGCCGAAACACGATTTCTCCTTTTATATCTTCTACTAGTGTAATGCCGGAATCACTGCTGGAGTCAATTTTCGACTTATGATCAAGAATTGCAAATATCGAACCAGTTGAAGTCTTTGCTTTACTAGAATCTGGTACTAGTGAGCTCGACTGAGAAATTCCCATTGCCATCATTGTGAGAGCGAAGAACACCTAAGAACAAACAAGATTAGTGTTCAGCCAGGAGGGATCGAATTACCTTTTCATACAATCAAAGCATGAGATTACAAGAACTCTCTAGGAGATATACTTACACGAAAAACCTCTTGAAATTGTGTCTTGCCATCCTGCACTAGTCTTCCTCCGGCATAAAAACTGGTTGCGTTCAAacaaaaaaacaaggaaaaagagaGACCAAAACCGATTCCGCTAATCAGACCTTGTCTTATCCCAATCTTTCTTGGGCCATCACACTTCTCTTCGTATAGTTTCATCAACCTTTCTTCAGCACAGAATGAGGCGACTGTTCGTATACTACCGACAGCATCATTAGCAATCTGACTTGCTTCCTCATGCATCAACTGCAAACACACGAGTATAGATTGTCAGAATATTACTATTTGCATGCATAAACCAAgacggaaaagaaaaaaaatgaaggcTTTTGAACCTTTGCATTGTCATTAAATCCTTTCATCAACTTCTTTTGAACCCACACATTTAATCCTAAAAAGGGTAGTAAAACAAGGATAATGAAAGCCAACTGCCAGCTTGCTTGAAAAGCGATAACCAAGCATGCAACAGCTGTTGCAGCATTCTGTATATTACTATTTGCATGCATAAACCAAgacggaaaagaaaaaaaatgaaggcTTTTGAACCTTTGCATTGTCATTAAATCCTTTCATCAACTTCTTTTGAACCCACACATTTAATCCTAAAAAGGGTAGTAAAACAAGGATAATGAAAGCCAACTGCCAGCTTGCTTGAAAAGCGATAACCAAGCATGCAACAGCTGTTGCAGCATTCTGTACAAGCAGTCCTAGTGCATCTCCAACAAGACTACGCACGGTCGACGCATCTGCAGATAGCCTTGCACCAATTGCACCACTAGAGTGTTCAGAATCATCAAACCAACCAATATCCATGTGAACTACCTTTCTGAAACACATCAAGCGAAGACGCTTTATCAACCTACATCCAGCTACTGCAAAAAAATATGTTCTTGCTGGGGCTGCCACAAATGTGACAGCGCCAAGGACCACAAACATCAAAGCCCAGAACCCTGAATCCTTGCGGAGCTCATCTGGAGGCTCAAAAAATGTCTTTATGATACTGGAAAGCATTATAGAGAAAGCTGGGAATATGGCTCCATTTATTGCTGCAAACACACCACCAAGTAGTAGAAAAGGGAGCTCCGGTTTGTTCAGATAAGCAAGACGGCGAAGTGGAATATCTGTGGAATGTTTTGAAGATTCTGTATGGGGAGCATCACAGTCTTCCACCGGGGGTTCTTGCATATTTACTCCTATAGTTGGACCAAATGGATTTGGGAAGAAGTTACTGTTGCTATTTCCGCTTCTAGACCCACGACTTATAGATCGCCTAAAGGACATGTCACTGCGTACATTATTGGCTGAATGAATTATAGTTTCTACTTTTTCTTTATCTCTTTGAGATTCTTTACTTATTTCTTGCAAGCGCATAAGTTGGCAGTATGCTCCATCAGGAATTTTAAGGAGCTCCATTGGTGAACCTGATCAAATGAGGCAAGATACAATCTGAACCATTTCGCACCAAAGAGAAATCAAAAGCACTAGCTGATAGAACTCAACCTATCATGAGCCAAAAATAGAATGATAAGAAAGTGCACCTTTTTCAACTATCTTCCCTTGATGAATGACTGCTATCATATCTGCATTCTTTACTGTGCTCAAGCGATGAGCAACAGTTACAGTAGTTCGGTTAACCATCACCCTATCTAGTGCCTCTTGCACAACCTTTTCAGACTCTGCATCAAGTGCACTGGTAGCTTCATCTAGAAGAAGAATTCGTGGATCTTTCAAAATGGCTCTAGCAATGGCGATTCTTTGCTTTTGACCTCCTGATAGTTGAATTCCATGCTCA encodes:
- the LOC113347060 gene encoding ABC transporter B family member 11-like isoform X1 yields the protein MDEENTNNENLTIASKNRSPGTEPDSSSANTVGQQNSEKAKVEDEKLSVVPFFKLFAFADSKDIALMVIGVIAAFANGATMPIMSIIIGNLVNSFGNTAGTTDVVKQVSKVALEFVYLAVGAGIASFFQVACWTVTGERQAARIRSLYFKSLLKQEIGFFDKETNTGEVVGRMSGDTVLIQNAMGEKVGNFIQLIGTFLGGFVIAFVKGWLLTLVMLSSIPLLVISGAVMFIVIANMASRGQEAYSQAGIVVEQTVGSIRTVASFTGENRAITKYEKSLATAYRTGVREGLASGAGLGCVMLVTFCSYALAIWFGSKMIIEKGYTGGDVINVIVAVLTGSMSLGQASPLLSAFSAGQAAAFKMFETINRKSEIDAYASHGRVLDDIRGDIELKNVHFTYPARPDEQIFKEFCLHIPSGTTSALVGQSGSGKSTVISLIERFYDPQVGEVLLDGINLKEFQLKWIRGKIGLVSQEPALFTCSIRDNIAYGKEGATIEEIKVAAQQANAAKFIDKLPQGLDTLVGEHGIQLSGGQKQRIAIARAILKDPRILLLDEATSALDAESEKVVQEALDRVMVNRTTVTVAHRLSTVKNADMIAVIHQGKIVEKGSPMELLKIPDGAYCQLMRLQEISKESQRDKEKVETIIHSANNVRSDMSFRRSISRGSRSGNSNSNFFPNPFGPTIGVNMQEPPVEDCDAPHTESSKHSTDIPLRRLAYLNKPELPFLLLGGVFAAINGAIFPAFSIMLSSIIKTFFEPPDELRKDSGFWALMFVVLGAVTFVAAPARTYFFAVAGCRLIKRLRLMCFRKVVHMDIGWFDDSEHSSGAIGARLSADASTVRSLVGDALGLLVQNAATAVACLVIAFQASWQLAFIILVLLPFLGLNVWVQKKLMKGFNDNAKLMHEEASQIANDAVGSIRTVASFCAEERLMKLYEEKCDGPRKIGIRQGLISGIGFGLSFSLFFCLNATSFYAGGRLVQDGKTQFQEVFRVFFALTMMAMGISQSSSLVPDSSKAKTSTGSIFAILDHKSKIDSSSDSGITLVEDIKGEIVFRHVSFKYPIRPNVQVLHDLCLAIHSGKTIALVGESGSGKSTVISLLQRFYDPDSGQITLDGIEIQKFQLRWLRQQMGLVSQEPVLFNDTIRANIAYGKEGTATEAEIFAAAAQANAHNFISGLQQGYDTMVGERGVQLSGGQKQRVAIARAIVKGPKILLLDEATSALDAESERVVQDALDRVIVNRTTVVVAHRLTTIRNANVIGVVKNGTIVEKGNHNMLINMENGVYASLVALHMSGSSK
- the LOC113347060 gene encoding ABC transporter B family member 11-like isoform X2, which gives rise to MDEENTNNENLTIASKNRSPGTEPDSSSANTVGQQNSEKAKVEDEKLSVVPFFKLFAFADSKDIALMVIGVIAAFANGATMPIMSIIIGNLVNSFGNTAGTTDVVKQVSKVALEFVYLAVGAGIASFFQVACWTVTGERQAARIRSLYFKSLLKQEIGFFDKETNTGEVVGRMSGDTVLIQNAMGEKVGNFIQLIGTFLGGFVIAFVKGWLLTLVMLSSIPLLVISGAVMFIVIANMASRGQEAYSQAGIVVEQTVGSIRTVASFTGENRAITKYEKSLATAYRTGVREGLASGAGLGCVMLVTFCSYALAIWFGSKMIIEKGYTGGDVINVIVAVLTGSMSLGQASPLLSAFSAGQAAAFKMFETINRKSEIDAYASHGRVLDDIRGDIELKNVHFTYPARPDEQIFKEFCLHIPSGTTSALVGQSGSGKSTVISLIERFYDPQVGEVLLDGINLKEFQLKWIRGKIGLVSQEPALFTCSIRDNIAYGKEGATIEEIKVAAQQANAAKFIDKLPQGLDTLVGEHGIQLSGGQKQRIAIARAILKDPRILLLDEATSALDAESEKVVQEALDRVMVNRTTVTVAHRLSTVKNADMIAVIHQGKIVEKGSPMELLKIPDGAYCQLMRLQEISKESQRDKEKVETIIHSANNVRSDMSFRRSISRGSRSGNSNSNFFPNPFGPTIGVNMQEPPVEDCDAPHTESSKHSTDIPLRRLAYLNKPELPFLLLGGVFAAINGAIFPAFSIMLSSIIKTFFEPPDELRKDSGFWALMFVVLGAVTFVAAPARTYFFAVAGCRLIKRLRLMCFRKVVHMDIGWFDDSEHSSGAIGARLSADASTVRSLVGDALGLLVQNAATAVACLVIAFQASWQLAFIILVLLPFLGLNVWVQKKLMKGFNDNAKLMHEEASQIANDAVGSIRTVASFCAEERLMKLYEEKCDGPRKIGIRQGLISGIGFGLSFSLFFCLNATSFYAGGRLVQDGKTQFQEVFRVFFALTMMAMGISQSSSLVPDSSKAKTSTGSIFAILDHKSKIDSSSDSGITLVEDIKGEIVFRHVSFKYPIRPNVQVLHDLCLAIHSGKTIALVGESGSGKSTVISLLQRFYDPDSGQITLDGIEIQKFQLRWLRQQMGLVSQEPVLFNDTIRANIAYGKEGTATEAEIFAAAAQANAHNFISGLQQGYDTMVGERGVQLSGGQKQRVAIARAIVKGPKILLLDEATSALDAESERVVQDALDRVIVNRTTVVVAHRLTTIRNANVIGVVKNGTIVEKGNHNMLINMENGVYASLVALHMSGSSK